In Zingiber officinale cultivar Zhangliang chromosome 9B, Zo_v1.1, whole genome shotgun sequence, the genomic window TGACAGACTAtaactatcattccattcccaaATCCTTGCATTTCCCGCCtcatatttatctttttttagtTGAATCTTACAATGGTGACTTGAGCCATTTTGAAAACTTTCAACGCGTATTATTTGGTTGTAAGTCCTCAAAGCAAAAGCATATGTAGCAGAGACCTGATCTCAGCCCACCTGTTCAACATGATGAAATAACTGCAAAGGTAATACATGCtgataaaagtaaatataaacatACTCTGATATCAAATAAAAAGCCACTAATTATCATTCATGTGTGTAACAATCAACAGAACCTCATCTAGGTATTTTAATCTATATTGATTTTACCATAATATCACAtatgttttctattttttaaaaaataaaacaaaaatattctCCATCGTCAATCTATTCCATGAATATATTGGAATCATAAAATAGATAAAAATCAAGATTTAAATCTCCATTGTAACGTTATTATTCCTTTTCTACCTTCCTTTCTGCTCAAATAAATGGACAAATTTATcataacattttttattttattcttggtGCCatgctttttcttttcttctttctacaTTTAAGCAGATAAGGATGAAGATTAAAAGTGATTGTGATGGTGCATTAAAGGATAAAGATATTGAACATCATCTAGACCATAAATCATAAAACATGAGTAGAATTTTAACTAAagcaaatatattaaaaatagaaTTACCAGTCTTGTTTTTTTTCCTCGAGCAACAATAGGCCAAAAGACAACAAAATATAttcaaatttgttttcttttttaaatttaatcattTAGTTTGGttagttaagaaaaataaataatcagtAGATAATATTACATTTTGAATCAAATCCAATCAGTTATAACTTGTGAAAATATTTAACTAGTAGGGTGGTCACTTTGAAAACGCAATGAGGAACATTAGGATCTAATGGCCTCTCATCGCAAGTGTCCTTGAAGGTTGGTGAATGACATCCCAAATAGGGTTATAaacgagtcgagccgagccgaactttggggtgttcaagcttgtttgataagataaccgagccaagccgagccaagcttaaaatgaattaagcttttgaaatgagtgttcaagcttgacttagtttattttttatgagcttgggcttgtttgaagcttggcttgagcttggttcgtttagatgttatcaagctctcaattcaagcttggcttgagcttagttcgagcttggcttgagcttggttcgaatttggcttgagcttggttcgtttagatgttatcaagctctcaattcaagcttgtttgattgtttgaaacttttaattatttgattggttattaagattgataatttaaatttatttattttatttttattttattttattatttatttagcatattgaaaagaattttattaataaatatgattcgtgaacattgttcacgaacattgttcacgaacgttaacaagctaaacacatatgtgttcaagcttgtttgtttagcttaacgagttgttcaaccttgtttgtttaattaatcttatgtatattaaacgaacataaacaaactcttaccaagcttaacaccaagcttgttcacgaacgcttggttcatttacatcacTAATCCCAAAATCATCAAATGCTACTTATGGTGGGTCAAGATACCACATTGAATAGGCTTTGATTTTCTATAGACTATAGGTTCCTTTATGAAGAGTAAAAACTTTCTAGTATGTAAATATTGGGTCAATTTGGTTTGTCGATAGGGTCTGCCTAAGATGACAAGGAGCAAGTTCTCTTAACCAAAATATCATCCCTTGGTCATCAGGTTATTTCACCAAACAACTTCATAAGCTaatttatatcaaaaattgaatcaaaaGAGACCTAAATAATACTTAGCGCACTTTAACATGATTGCAAACAGTCTAGAAATGAAATTGAAACAATCGGATAAACAACATGTAATATCAAAATTGGCTCAAAATAAACATAGATAATACCGATAACATTCAATTGTCATTATGATGGAACAGTGCAGCAAATATGGAATCAGCTCCGTCACTTTATTGCCACTAAATGAGTAATTGATATCTGTTAATGACAAGACGACCCCCTCATTAATGTCCTAATGCTATGTTGATATAAGAAGTCCGAGGTGGCCTCTGGAGATTAAAGGCGACCTCACAAATACAAATGGGCTGTTGGAACATTAAACTCACAAGGAGAGGAGTTATGACATGAAACATTGAATGCCTTTGATCCTTCATGACCAAAGAATGAGGCACAGCTCCATTTATTAATTGGGGTTGCTGGCACTGATGGATGTGTAGAAGTCTCAACCCACCACATTAATTCATTATGCCTTGCCCAATATATGTTTCATGGAGGTGGTGGTGTGTTGTTTTTTTCCTTTccactttttatttattttctcccCTGTAAATGAGGAATTCAAttaattttagaggaagctcatgaATGCTCACCAACTAGAAGCAGTTCATTACTGCATGGGACAGTTGATGTTGTTTAGTTTCACAAGAATGAAGCTCACGTGGAGCTCATGAGAGCAGTGGCTATTTAACTAAACTCATTGTCATCAAACCATAATTTGTCAAAAGCATTTATGATTGACTAAATAAATCTATACAAAACTGAGTAAATCTTGctggccagaatctggccagctagaaatcTCTATCTCCCAATTAAAATGCATGCATGGGCATGCATATAATTAATGTGGCCATATGAAATTACTAAAATACCCATgcatatgcatgcatgcatatattctagctggccagattctggccatttAGCAATACCCTTTTGTTTATACCATCTCAACTTGTTTTCTTTCTAAAATTTTCTACATGTAATTGCTCTAGAAAATATTATTTCTACTAACTCTATTAAGAAAACTAGTATTTGTGTGACAAGCTACGGATGGGAATTAATTGAAGAGTTACTAGATTAATCATAGAATTAAAATAGAGCACCAAGACTCCAAGAGGTTCATATGAAGACTAGATCTCCATAATTATATCAAAAGGAGAGAGCATTAAGAATGAGGAAGGAGTTAGATTTTGGTAGGTCATGCATGGAATGAGCATGCAGGATAGGTTCCCCTGCAACTGTGGCTGTAACTGGAATAATCCAACCCCCTCGTTTGAATCCCATACACAAGTTAGTGAAATCGCTTTTGTCTATGAATGATTATTGCAAGTCCAAGCACTAACTGCAGGTGCAATAATTGGAGAGGATCCCTAATTAGTGGTTCGTACATGAAGGTGTTAAATGGAGGGATTTGAGGCAATTTAAGGTCACTCTCCAGTCTACTGTCCGCTTTAAATGCAGAGGGCTGCCCTCCACTTAATGGGGTTGGATGAATTCACTTTAAGAACCCTATTTACTCACCACGCGCGCCCTTGCATGATCCCATCAATCTTAGCAATATGTATCTCTCCGAGTTTACCATTCCTCTCGCTCTATATATTGCATACTACAGATATGAAGATATAAAAGTTGATTCATAAATCTTAACGAGGTGACAAGGAGGGGGTAACCTGGTTCAAACAAGCAGCTATGGAGCACACAGAGCTTTCTCTCGGCCCGCCTCGGTCAATCTTGAGTGCGGAATCAGATGTGATTTCCACGATGAAGAGGAAGcaacaattgatatgttgtaatcCAGTGAGCCAACGCAgcagcattgacctccagctcaATGATCCCCTGCCACTAGATTGGGAACAGTGCTTAGACTTAGAAGTGAGTACTAAACCTCTTtctagcatatatatatatatatatatatatatatatatatataatatgacagGATGATCAAAATTTAAGCTTTGTTTAAATCGATCTGTGGCAGTCAGGAAACATGTATTACCTAaacaggaagaagatgaagacgagCTGGATGAGGCCAAAGGAGGCGAGCATGGAGTTGGACCTTAACATCTCAGCACTTCCATTTTCTGAAGGGAAGGAAACATACCCAGATCAGGAAATGAAGCAGGGGTGCAGTTCGGGTGGCAACATGGTGGCATTAGTCTGTGTCAATTGCCATCTTCTAGTCATGATGTTCAAATCTTCACCACTGTGTCCAAATTGCAAGTATCTGCACTTGCTGCAGTCACAAGATGTGTCTCACCGTAATCTGGAAGCTGTGAAACCCTTGGAAACTCTGAGCCTCCTCCGTTAACTGTGGACATGAGCACGTAGGAtagtagaaaaaaatatataatagttGTTTGGAGCCCTGATAATAAGGTCAGGTGAAAAATGTAAGGGAAAGAGAAGAACTGTCAATACGATCGAATGAAATCAGCTCCATGTTCAAACGCTTCATGGGCCATCTTTTCATTAAATGAAGAGACGTACCTCGGGATATGAAAAACTCTGACTGTACCTGCATCATAAAGTGacataaatgttgttctgttttaGTGGACGGACACACCCTTTTCCCTTGCTTCCGCACAAAAACTTTATAAGTTTATGCACCTTCCGAATGCAATCTGCTTCCATTCAACTAGGTGATAAGATTCACCCACCAAAAAACTTCCAACTTGAAAATAACTTTTTCATGTGATGTTCTTTTAAACACCCCACAAGGGAAATTGGACAACTATGTATCCTTCTTTCAATCACCATGTTTCAAACTTGAAAAGTACTCGGTcccaaaattaaatttgaatacaGATAACAAATTCATGTGTACAATGTTCTGTAATAGTACTGATATAACTATTCATGAAAATTGTAGTTgatatttatcaacaaatcatTCTAAGACCTAGAAGAAACTAGATCCCTAACAGAGTTCACCAAATCAACAATTTCCTGGTTTGATTCAATGGGTTGTCTTTGAAAACTCTGCATGTAATAAGAGTAACAAGTCATTGATTATGCAGTCAAGTGATCTGAAAGTTTACAGATTTTACCTCAGAGGGCCATAGCTGGTCCCCAGCCTTCCTAGGAATTATGTGAAGATGAGTCTGCAGCGGGCATAGGCTAAATAAGGTAGCAAACAGACACTGGTATTTGAAACCATCTATTGAACTTAATTCACTACTAACATGAAATATTACTTGGCCTGCTGCTGATCCATTGTTGACCAACAAGTTGAATGAATCTGCAATTTTCAAATTACAAGTAACTCTTCCGCAAAATGATAAGGAAAGGTGTTTTAACATGGGGCAATCCAACTGATGGTTTTTGAAAAAGTACACAGCTAGAGGTGGAATGGCGTTTATATCACAAATATGAACAGATTAGGCCAAATGGTTCCAAGGTGAACAGGAGGATTGCTTTATTGAGATGACTAGTAACTTTCTACGACATTTAATGTAAATAAACATTCGAAGGAACGAAATATAAAGAATAACAGAAGCATGGTTATATTAAAGTTCCTCAAACAATGTcaaggattttttaaatttttttttttttgcaaaaaaagAAATGTGACGGAAAGATTCATTTGAAAGGGAAGAGAAAGCAAAATATTATCAAATGATGCCGAGCTAAAAAAAAAGGTGCTGTTACAAGCTTTTTCTTTTAAGATAACAGAATATAAGAAACCAATATACTTAGGGGGATTCTCATTCCCTTCGGGAAACCAAGCTCACCAAACTTGTAAAAACCAATGGTGCAAATTGTTAATTTTACACAAATCTGTGAACGATAGTAGTTAAATAATCAAAAGAAAGGGGAAAAAACAGAATATCTAAGATGCACAAGTTTTTCCCTCAATACAAGGTCTAGAATTGTGTCAGAATTTCAATCTTTCCTAGAACAATATGATTTTGGTACTATATCATGCCACacaataattaattgaattattaatGATAAGATGATTAGTTTTACTTAGCATAAATTATAGTTTTACACAATGCAGTTTAGGTATTTATGTCATTCCACGTCTCAGTGCAAGAGCGGAATGGAAAATCTCGACCGTGTTGGTCAACACGGCTTGAGATTTTTAATCCATTAATCAAAAAATGTTCACAAGTTCTCAAAAGTCAACTAACAAGCAGCCAAGTTCAAGGCTTACTTACCTCTTTAAAGAGCAGCCTAGTGTACACAGTTTACAATATACCTTAAGTTCAAGCATAAAGAAGATATACAAAATCATCAAAGCAGAGATCTCTTTAGTCCATTCGACCTACCACATTGGGTCGCTTGCATTATACAATTGCTAAGAAAGGGTATCTTTGAACACATGGATGCTATCACCTGCATCAAacacataaaaatatgaaaacaGTCGATGAAATACATCCTTTCCCATATCTTTCAATTAACCATCTGGAGGGTAGTCTATATcatgaaaatatatacaattagTTACCAGAACAGGGGATGATTTTATAATAATTGAATATCACATAATCAAGCAATTTAGCAGGATACAATTCTCACAATAGATTAACCTGAAAAAGCAGTACCTAATGTATGAGTTATCAAGAGGTGTTAATATGCTCATCCTAAGGTATCGAattcagaaagaaaaaaaattaaatattgaaatcctagccaaaacttagatttttttagaaattttatctaCAAGTATTGGTATATTCAAATTACAGAAACTTTGAGACAAAAAATAAACAGAAGGGCAATTGAACTtcaagagaaagcatgatgaatCATGGCTGTCCCCACCATACCAATCTCATTGTAGTATCTCAAAACTAGTTGAAAGAGAAAGAATAATTTGAATGCTATGAGAAACATTGACATAAATGTCATTCCGCGAACTATTTAGCTTGTTTCATCTAGACAAAAAAGATACGGTTTCTTGATTCCAgttgttatatatatattgttcctCTGTGGTTTATATGAATATTAATCTCCAATAAACAAACAGTGGTAGGTATTCAATCTGCACTAGCCATTGAAGTATGCATGCCCATCAATAAACTGTAGAAATTAGACAAGTATTTTAGATTTAGTATTTCGTTCATTGGCATGGTAAAACTTATTGATTCTCAAATAAGGATGCCTATTTTTAGATCCTAAGAACAAATGAGGGAAGAAGCAAAATACTTAATGCATAAACAAATATTTTAGTATTTCATTCCGCGAACTATTTAGCTTGTTTCATCTAGACAAAAAAGATATGGTTTCTTGATTCCAgttgttatatatatattgttcctCTGTGGTTTATATGAATATTAATCTCCAATGAACAAACAGTGGTAGGTATTCAATCTGCACTAGCCATTGAAGTATGCATGCCCATCAATAAACTGTAGAAATTAGACAAGTATTTTAGATTTAGTATTTCGTTCATTGGCATGGTAAAACTTATTGATTCTCAAATAAGGATGCCTATTTTTAGATCCTAAGAACAAATGAGGGAAGAAGCAAAATACTTAATGCATAAACAAAGAATAACAAACAATATCAAGATCTGCATTCCATATTCATGAGCCCATAATCTGTATAATTTCAGATACAACTCTTGTCAAGAGGATAATTCTAAAGATCTCTGAATCTCATTAACATGAAATGCTAAGAGTCAAGAAAAAGAAAGATCCAGGAACTGCAAAGCAGTCGTTGTCAATTCCTTATGACAGTGAGAAACAAAAAATCAAAGCTAAAAATGCAAATATCTACAGGTATTTGTTACTGTGAATAAAATAAGAAAACCATGACGCAATGCCCCAAGACCAGATTCATCAAGATGAAACCACAACAAGCATAACAAACAGGTGGTGTTTCTCCAAGTTACTGACTAATGCTACTCTAAGGGTCAGAAATAAAGAGCCTTCAGATTAAGGACACTAGAAACTCACAGAAGGTGAAGTTGATTCCAATGAAGGTGAATGCGATTTTGGAATGATGAGGGAGTGCCTGCAAGCCAAGAAGATGAATAAAAAAATTCAGAAtgaaataaataactaaataatcaataattttgtaaaataagaTGATTGGGGAATAATGCTTCACTCAACAATCAACATCATAGAAAGAATTACATATTGATGATATGATAACAAAAATTTTCCATTATAAACCAAAAGAATACCAGGAGGATCGAGAAATAACCAGAGATAAATCCAAACAAAATCAGTGCAAATGGACAGGAGTGTATCAGTTAATTTCTTTCCTTTAACACCTATAAAACTGGTGTTACGTTAACATGCAATGAGCCaacaaactttaaatataatataattctgGATCGGATAGCCTTTGTGGCGCATACATAAGCTACGTATTCTGATCAAAATCAGAAGACGACTGACGCTTCAACTTTAGAGAGCAAACACGATGCAATACCATGTTTAAGCTCATTTCAACAGACAACATGTTGCCAAGAGCTTATTAAGAAGTGAGCTCTTGGCATTAATGAGTATCTAGTTCACAAGGAGCTCGACCTTGACTTAGCAGTGACCAACAATGAAAATCTGGAGAATGGCAATAGAAACATGATGAAGAGTGAATAACAAGGATGAAGGATAACATATAAGAGAATTAGACAAGGGCC contains:
- the LOC122023864 gene encoding adenylylsulfatase HINT3-like isoform X3 → MAHRRIAVFSSHLSPAGPTPSGVAQRSPEPDEPPCVATSSCSAGDAESQRDGEAGCIFCRIIRGESPAFKLYEDDVCICILDSNPLTSGHSLIIPKSHSPSLESTSPSVIASMCSKIPFLSNCIMQATQCDSFNLLVNNGSAAGQVIFHTHLHIIPRKAGDQLWPSEIAFGRCINL
- the LOC122023864 gene encoding adenylylsulfatase HINT3-like isoform X2: MAHRRIAVFSSHLSPAGPTPSGVAQRSPEPDEPPCVATSSCSAGDAESQRDGEAGCIFCRIIRGESPAFKLYEDDVCICILDSNPLTSGHSLIIPKSHSPSLESTSPSVIASMCSKIPFLSNCIMQATQCDSFNLLVNNGSAAGQTHLHIIPRKAGDQLWPSESFQRQPIESNQEIVDLVNSVRDLVSSRS
- the LOC122023865 gene encoding uncharacterized protein LOC122023865, which translates into the protein MEHTELSLGPPRSILSAESDVISTMKRKQQLICCNPVSQRSSIDLQLNDPLPLDWEQCLDLESGNMYYLNRKKMKTSWMRPKEASMELDLNISALPFSEGKETYPDQEMKQGCSSGGNMVALVCVNCHLLVMMFKSSPLCPNCKYLHLLQSQDVSHRNLEAVKPLETLSLLR
- the LOC122023864 gene encoding adenylylsulfatase HINT3-like isoform X1, encoding MAHRRIAVFSSHLSPAGPTPSGVAQRSPEPDEPPCVATSSCSAGDAESQRDGEAGCIFCRIIRGESPAFKLYEDDVCICILDSNPLTSGHSLIIPKSHSPSLESTSPSVIASMCSKIPFLSNCIMQATQCDSFNLLVNNGSAAGQVIFHTHLHIIPRKAGDQLWPSESFQRQPIESNQEIVDLVNSVRDLVSSRS